The genomic DNA CTGGTCCTGGTATGGCAACGGCGGAGGCGTCGAATATTTGGATCTGGCAACGGGCCCGGCGGGAAGCTTGACGGATTGGGGTAAAACCGTAGTGAACAGCACCTATGGCACACTCGCTACATCTCAGCTTAGCGGAATTTACACAACGCCTGGTTATCAGCCGGTTCCGGATAACGGGAATCCTCCGGTGCCAACAGCACCGGCCGCTCCAACAGGCTTAACAGCTGCGGCAGGGAATGGACAAGCCGTATTGAGCTGGAATGCTTCCTCCGGAGCGACAAGCTATGCGGTCAAGAGAGCAGCAGTCAGCGGCGGGCCTTACACGACGATTGCCAGCAACGTTGCAGCTACCGGCTATACGGATACGGGATTGACGAACGGCAATACGTATTATTATGTGGTGAGCGCCGCGAATAGCGTCGGAACAAGCTCCAATTCCACGCAGGCCAGCGTAACTCCGCAAGGTACGCCAGTACCTTCCAGCTCCCTCGTTTTACAATATCGGGCTGGGGATACAAACTCCAGCGATAATCAAATCAAACCGTATTTTAACATCAAAAATAACGGAACGAGCGCCGTCAATCTAAGCAGCCTGAAGCTTCGCTATTACTTTACGAAAGACGGCAATCAAACGATGAACGCCTGGATCGATTGGGCTCAGGTGGGGTCAAGCAACATTCAAACGGCCTTCGGCAGTGTTTCTGGCACTCATGCAGACACCTACGTCGAGCTCAGCTTCACGGCCGCAGCAGGCTCTATTGCTCCCGGCGGGCAGACCGGGGACATTCAACTGCGGATGTCCAAATCCGACTGGTCCAACTTTAATGAGAACAACGACTACTCCTTCGATGCCACCAAGACTTCATACACCGACTGGAACAAAGTAACATTATACAACAACGGAGTACTGGTCTGGGGGAATCGAGCCTTAATCGAAATTGGATCTAAACAAGAAATAACCTTGTTCTCTCTAGGAGCACAAGGCTATTTCTTTCGCGAAATTTTGGTTCATGGGCGATGTGGTTGTTCATTTTGAAAGCGTTTTTAAAAAGTTGTTGTCAAAATAAAAAGGGCTTGCTATAATGGCGTTGAAAAGCTTTTCAAAAAAGGAAGTCGACGAAGATGAAACCTACAATTCGGGATGTTGCCAAGATGGCAGGAGTATCCATCAGCACGGTATCCCGTGTTATGAACGCCCCGGATACAGTGATTGAGAGTAAACGGAGGCGGGTGTTGGATGCGATCGAGGAGCTGCAGTATCAGCCGAACTCTTTTGCTCGGGGCTTGATTTACAAAAAGTCATTTACGCTGGGCCTGCTGATCCCTGATATCGAGAACATTTACTATTCCGGCATCATTCGGGGAGTGCAGGATGCTTGCATCAAGCTTGGCTACAGTCTTATGATTTGCAATACGGACCGCGACAAGGATCGTCTGCTGTCTTACATCGACGCGTTTCATGAGAAACAGGTGGATGGCATCGTTTTTGCTAGTGACATTATTTTTCCAGAGTATTATGAGAAGCTGGCCGGCAGCCGAATCCCGTTTGTACTTGTTTCCTCCCACTCCTATGAATATGACATCCCGAGCGTGGAGATTGATGATAAGGCGGCGGCATATGATGCGGTCAAATACTTAATTGGTCTTGGCCACACTGACATCGGCATGATTGGCTTCAACCATGAGAATTCCATAGCTGGACCGCCACGTTTTGAAGGT from Paenibacillus woosongensis includes the following:
- a CDS encoding cellulase family glycosylhydrolase yields the protein MARKLLKSFATMLLAMTVITASAIVSGGQASAAATPVKGFYVNGTTLYDATGKPFVMRGVNHAHTWFKNDLAAAIPAIAATGSNTVRIVLSDGGQWTRDDVASVQNIIALCDQYNLITMLEVHDATGSDSASTLNRAVDYWISIKDALIGKEDRVIVNIANEWFGSWSSDGWASGYQAAIPALRNAGIKNTLVVDAAGWGQYPNSIFEKGLAVASTDPLKNMIFSIHMYEYAGGDAATVKSNIDNALALNIPVIIGEFGHKHSSGDVDEATILSYTQQKGVGWLAWSWYGNGGGVEYLDLATGPAGSLTDWGKTVVNSTYGTLATSQLSGIYTTPGYQPVPDNGNPPVPTAPAAPTGLTAAAGNGQAVLSWNASSGATSYAVKRAAVSGGPYTTIASNVAATGYTDTGLTNGNTYYYVVSAANSVGTSSNSTQASVTPQGTPVPSSSLVLQYRAGDTNSSDNQIKPYFNIKNNGTSAVNLSSLKLRYYFTKDGNQTMNAWIDWAQVGSSNIQTAFGSVSGTHADTYVELSFTAAAGSIAPGGQTGDIQLRMSKSDWSNFNENNDYSFDATKTSYTDWNKVTLYNNGVLVWGNRALIEIGSKQEITLFSLGAQGYFFREILVHGRCGCSF
- a CDS encoding LacI family DNA-binding transcriptional regulator; amino-acid sequence: MKPTIRDVAKMAGVSISTVSRVMNAPDTVIESKRRRVLDAIEELQYQPNSFARGLIYKKSFTLGLLIPDIENIYYSGIIRGVQDACIKLGYSLMICNTDRDKDRLLSYIDAFHEKQVDGIVFASDIIFPEYYEKLAGSRIPFVLVSSHSYEYDIPSVEIDDKAAAYDAVKYLIGLGHTDIGMIGFNHENSIAGPPRFEGFVQALTDCGLEQNVEKVKYANHRFEHAYEAAGELFAEHPGITAVFCVADEFAMGTISYLNDRNISVPEQVSVIGFDNLRVASMYIPKLTTIAQPIYELGYRAAEKVHELVTTGSIDILREKMAHRLIVRDSCREK